A section of the Lujinxingia litoralis genome encodes:
- a CDS encoding outer membrane protein assembly factor: MEQSVDMARGAGSGARWPGCVWAVVLVLFAWIGAAGAQEAPASGGPDEAGAEAAGEPGAISPLNPLPGIFEEQQAAQKAGERFEGLRIGRFSFSCDLDLCRQALGEERFRDISGLYVGQPYSQEAMARAERRLLKTGFFSAVSVERRQVGQSVFIAMEAQGAVLIRRVRFEGLKPPPFESELRKVLMYRPGQVFVESPERAEAQLASLAGIFESEGYYDTEVSMEVSPVPEQRHLVDLVFKVVRGQERSICEIGLRGVRGMTTARAQELLLTNVSVLARRVPLVLPTYTTETVRAGRDALIAEYRRRGYFRARVVYQQVEESGEEGCVRLLLEVDEGPFWALSFEGSRLFDEGTLTEQLPFFASGYVDADEIRAAEGAIRQLYETRGYPFAAVEGEEIVEDRLNRRLVFRIEEGPRVQINGVRLHGTSALAAEEDVLLAEFGTQPYGLFDAAGYLQSEQLLADMSGLEERLRGQGYLQAQVPIYLLELDSSGGGMQVHVEARPGEITQVDRVDVSGARALPAGTLEAMLGVRAGDAFVPVNVRADQSRISQYYGQIGYPLARVETSCRLLTGEEVPCEAPQLPAQCRAMSFSELDQGRCEWREGATPTLACARIERSPACAFSGGVMASRVRVRHTIDEGPRVEVGEVLLRGNFNTRSEVIYRELPLKTGDRFDVQKLIEGQGNMRQLGIFDSVSIETIGLEEADRRAETLEAALIITVEESRARFLEFSVGLEGRDLVGDGRRLLLTGEVQFTNHNLLGTGQRFRPRLISAVDTLELAQLAQAAGEGDAGNRGLDFLFGAELIYSHPRFLKGSTGIDQLHLTVTPFYLYDLLGVTYDQVLRQEMGVRLELRKELAEISERLYVTLGVEGKRAQTWTANDPRINGERVFSEWRATAKLLPEISFDRRDSPLNPRRGFYLELKPELVSGDALGVDGEEFLGDSYLRMSAALSGFVGLGGDFVLGQGLRYGQVVPLAGRQAMVPPDERFYLGGVGTVRGFPANVLGPVGLRQQPLGGEFLLSYTAELRYPLLKEWNVYGATFFDAGLLVDCFDEAGQRSSGRCLKNAFPAGAPFSQVRSSVGLGLRYLIFDQIPLLFDYGVVLDRRPGESFGSVHFNLGYSF; the protein is encoded by the coding sequence GTGGAGCAGTCGGTAGACATGGCGAGGGGGGCAGGCAGCGGGGCGCGGTGGCCGGGGTGTGTGTGGGCGGTGGTGCTGGTGCTCTTCGCGTGGATCGGGGCGGCGGGGGCTCAGGAGGCCCCGGCGTCCGGTGGTCCGGATGAGGCGGGCGCCGAGGCGGCGGGAGAGCCGGGCGCGATCAGCCCCTTGAACCCCTTGCCCGGGATTTTTGAGGAGCAGCAGGCCGCGCAGAAGGCCGGGGAGCGCTTTGAGGGGCTGCGCATCGGGCGCTTCTCCTTTAGCTGCGATCTGGACCTGTGTCGGCAGGCGCTGGGGGAGGAGCGCTTTCGGGATATCAGCGGACTTTATGTGGGGCAGCCCTACAGCCAGGAGGCCATGGCGCGGGCGGAGCGCCGGCTGTTGAAGACCGGGTTCTTCTCGGCGGTGAGCGTGGAGCGGCGTCAGGTGGGGCAGTCGGTCTTCATCGCGATGGAGGCTCAGGGGGCAGTGTTGATCCGGCGTGTGCGTTTTGAGGGGCTGAAGCCTCCGCCCTTTGAGAGCGAGCTGCGCAAGGTGCTGATGTATCGCCCGGGGCAGGTGTTTGTGGAGAGTCCGGAGCGGGCCGAGGCGCAACTGGCCAGCCTGGCCGGGATCTTTGAGAGCGAGGGCTACTACGACACCGAAGTGAGTATGGAGGTGAGTCCGGTGCCGGAGCAGCGCCACCTGGTGGACCTGGTCTTTAAGGTGGTGCGGGGCCAGGAGCGCTCGATCTGCGAGATCGGGCTGCGCGGGGTGCGGGGGATGACCACCGCCCGGGCCCAGGAGCTGCTCTTGACCAATGTCTCGGTGCTGGCCCGGCGGGTGCCCCTGGTGCTTCCGACCTACACCACCGAGACGGTGCGGGCCGGGCGCGATGCGCTGATCGCGGAGTACCGTCGGCGCGGGTACTTTCGGGCGCGGGTGGTCTACCAGCAGGTGGAGGAGAGCGGGGAGGAGGGCTGCGTGCGCCTGCTGCTGGAGGTGGATGAGGGGCCCTTCTGGGCGTTGAGCTTTGAGGGGAGCCGGCTCTTTGACGAGGGTACGCTCACCGAGCAGCTGCCCTTTTTTGCCTCGGGCTACGTCGATGCCGATGAGATCCGGGCGGCGGAGGGGGCGATTCGCCAGCTCTATGAGACCCGCGGCTACCCTTTTGCGGCGGTGGAGGGGGAGGAGATCGTGGAAGACCGGCTCAACCGTCGGCTGGTTTTTCGGATCGAGGAGGGGCCCCGGGTGCAGATCAACGGGGTGCGCTTGCATGGGACCAGCGCGTTGGCGGCGGAGGAAGACGTGTTGCTGGCGGAGTTCGGGACGCAGCCCTACGGGCTCTTTGATGCGGCCGGGTACCTGCAGAGTGAGCAGTTGCTGGCGGATATGAGCGGGCTGGAGGAGCGTCTGCGCGGGCAGGGGTATCTCCAGGCGCAGGTACCGATCTACCTGCTGGAGCTCGACAGCTCGGGGGGCGGGATGCAGGTGCATGTGGAGGCTCGCCCCGGAGAGATCACGCAGGTGGATCGGGTGGATGTCAGCGGGGCGCGCGCGCTGCCGGCCGGCACGTTGGAGGCGATGCTGGGGGTGCGGGCCGGCGATGCTTTTGTGCCGGTGAACGTGCGCGCCGATCAGTCGCGGATCTCGCAGTACTATGGCCAGATCGGCTACCCGCTGGCGCGGGTGGAGACGAGCTGTCGGCTGCTCACTGGCGAGGAGGTGCCCTGCGAGGCGCCGCAGCTGCCGGCGCAGTGTCGGGCGATGAGTTTTTCGGAGCTGGACCAGGGGCGCTGCGAGTGGCGCGAGGGGGCGACCCCGACGCTGGCCTGTGCGCGGATTGAGAGGAGCCCGGCCTGCGCGTTCAGCGGCGGGGTGATGGCTTCCCGGGTGCGGGTGCGCCACACTATCGACGAAGGCCCGCGGGTGGAGGTGGGGGAGGTGCTTTTGCGGGGGAATTTCAATACCCGCTCGGAGGTGATCTACCGCGAGTTGCCGTTGAAGACCGGTGATCGCTTCGATGTGCAGAAGCTCATCGAGGGCCAGGGGAACATGCGTCAGCTGGGGATCTTTGACTCGGTGAGCATTGAGACGATCGGGCTGGAGGAGGCCGATCGCCGGGCGGAGACCCTGGAGGCGGCGCTGATCATCACGGTGGAGGAGTCGCGGGCGCGCTTTTTGGAGTTTAGCGTTGGTCTGGAGGGGCGCGATCTGGTGGGCGACGGGCGGCGCCTGTTGCTGACCGGGGAGGTGCAGTTCACCAACCACAACCTGCTGGGCACCGGGCAGCGCTTTCGGCCGCGGTTGATCTCGGCGGTGGATACCCTGGAGCTGGCGCAGCTGGCGCAGGCCGCCGGGGAGGGCGACGCCGGGAATCGAGGGCTGGATTTCTTGTTCGGCGCGGAGCTGATCTACAGCCACCCGCGTTTTCTCAAGGGGAGCACGGGCATCGATCAGCTGCATCTGACGGTGACGCCCTTTTACCTCTACGACCTGCTGGGGGTGACCTACGATCAGGTGTTACGCCAGGAGATGGGCGTGCGCCTGGAACTGCGCAAGGAGCTGGCCGAGATCAGCGAGCGCCTCTACGTGACGCTGGGCGTGGAGGGCAAGCGGGCTCAGACCTGGACGGCCAACGATCCGCGGATCAACGGGGAGCGGGTGTTCTCGGAGTGGCGGGCCACCGCCAAGCTGCTGCCGGAGATCAGCTTCGATCGCCGGGACAGTCCGCTGAACCCGCGGCGGGGGTTTTATCTGGAGCTCAAGCCGGAGCTGGTCAGCGGGGATGCGCTGGGGGTCGATGGGGAGGAGTTTCTGGGGGATAGCTATTTGCGGATGAGCGCGGCGCTGAGCGGGTTTGTGGGGCTGGGGGGCGATTTTGTGCTGGGGCAGGGGCTGCGCTACGGGCAGGTGGTGCCCCTGGCCGGTCGCCAGGCGATGGTGCCGCCGGACGAGCGCTTTTATCTGGGCGGGGTGGGCACGGTGCGGGGGTTTCCGGCCAATGTGCTCGGGCCGGTGGGGCTGCGTCAGCAGCCGCTGGGCGGGGAGTTCCTGCTGAGCTATACCGCGGAGCTGCGTTACCCCTTGCTCAAGGAATGGAACGTGTACGGGGCCACGTTTTTTGACGCCGGGCTGCTGGTCGACTGCTTCGATGAGGCCGGTCAGCGCAGCTCGGGGCGTTGTTTGAAAAATGCCTTCCCGGCCGGGGCGCCCTTCTCCCAGGTGCGCAGCTCGGTGGGGCTGGGGCTTCGCTATCTCATCTTTGACCAGATCCCGCTGCTGTTCGACTACGGGGTGGTGCTGGACCGGCGCCCCGGGGAGAGTTTTGGCAGCGTGCACTTTAACCTCGGGTATTCGTTTTGA
- a CDS encoding DUF4105 domain-containing protein produces the protein MSRDTRGTRWKGAPARLVMMLATTVALWLGGVGSAAAANEPWAQGVSRPEDLVVSLATFSPGDPIPQWFGHTALVVEDRRLNVARLYNYGMFSFDQGMLRRFAMGRLEFWVAAAPVAPTYQFYIQEDRDVRVIELNLPPEKRAEMAAFLADNVRPENRDYLYHHYDDNCATRVRDIIDQAVGGQFKEAFDRADPLTLRGHTRRHSQHMMPMDWLLMFLMNGDIDREIAAWDAMFLPEVLEEAVLDFSWVDAQGNEQPLVLRTHQVHRSSREPVPQVPPTHWPIWLVVGVVLGAGGLVWGRAYGRRATRVRRVMWGAHLAGMGLLMGGLGTGLFVMASFTDHEVTFWNLNVLLANPLTLWAGGQGVRVMLGSADAARRALTTWKVLLGLASLALGLQVLGLVVPAIYQDMSIPLGLLFPWILLNTLGVILATKGAREGAPAA, from the coding sequence TTGAGTCGAGACACGCGTGGTACGCGATGGAAGGGGGCGCCGGCGCGCCTGGTGATGATGCTGGCCACCACGGTGGCGCTGTGGCTGGGCGGGGTCGGGTCGGCCGCGGCCGCCAACGAGCCCTGGGCCCAGGGGGTAAGCCGCCCGGAGGATCTGGTGGTGAGCCTGGCGACCTTTAGCCCGGGCGATCCGATCCCGCAGTGGTTCGGGCATACGGCGCTGGTGGTCGAGGATCGCCGGCTCAACGTGGCGCGGCTCTACAACTACGGGATGTTCTCGTTTGATCAGGGGATGCTGCGGCGCTTTGCGATGGGGCGCCTGGAGTTCTGGGTGGCGGCGGCACCGGTGGCGCCGACCTACCAGTTTTACATCCAGGAGGATCGGGATGTGCGGGTGATCGAGCTGAACCTGCCCCCGGAGAAGCGGGCCGAGATGGCGGCTTTTCTGGCCGATAACGTGCGCCCGGAGAATCGCGATTACCTCTATCATCACTACGACGATAACTGCGCCACGCGGGTGCGCGACATCATCGATCAGGCGGTGGGCGGGCAGTTTAAGGAGGCCTTTGACCGGGCCGACCCCCTGACGTTGCGCGGGCATACCCGCAGGCACAGTCAGCATATGATGCCGATGGACTGGCTGCTGATGTTTTTGATGAACGGGGATATCGACCGGGAGATCGCGGCCTGGGACGCGATGTTCTTGCCGGAAGTGCTCGAGGAGGCGGTGCTCGATTTCAGCTGGGTGGATGCCCAGGGCAACGAGCAGCCGCTGGTGCTGCGCACCCACCAGGTGCATCGCTCCAGCCGGGAGCCGGTGCCCCAGGTGCCGCCGACCCACTGGCCGATCTGGCTGGTGGTGGGCGTGGTGCTGGGGGCCGGGGGGCTGGTTTGGGGTCGGGCCTACGGGCGGCGCGCCACGCGGGTGCGGCGAGTGATGTGGGGGGCGCATCTGGCCGGAATGGGGCTCTTGATGGGGGGGCTGGGCACCGGGCTCTTTGTGATGGCGAGCTTTACCGATCACGAGGTGACCTTCTGGAACCTGAATGTGCTGCTGGCCAACCCGCTCACCCTGTGGGCCGGGGGGCAGGGGGTGCGGGTGATGCTGGGGTCTGCCGACGCGGCACGTCGGGCGCTTACCACCTGGAAGGTGCTCCTGGGGCTGGCCAGTTTGGCGCTGGGACTGCAGGTGCTCGGGCTGGTGGTTCCGGCGATCTATCAGGATATGTCGATTCCCCTGGGGCTGCTCTTCCCCTGGATTTTGCTCAACACTCTGGGGGTGATTCTGGCCACGAAAGGCGCCCGGGAGGGGGCGCCAGCGGCCTGA
- a CDS encoding enoyl-CoA hydratase/isomerase family protein, whose protein sequence is MNRPAVFTASHDDRGLLRVCMNTPGSEVNIFSAQAAHELVALMANINPERTRAVVFTSGKERSFINGAQLMLASAVQSPGSIFALTALLRQAYQAVHSCPVPTIAVVTGSCYGCGVEFSLNCDVRLALDSPDATFYMTEIADYLNTPAFGSTQRLPRMMGLHHGLGFLLWGHRLWGARALEQGLIDALLPIDDTAAAIETAIDALLQGTLSPHTPVVESTASIEQVEAHTRARIAQLPTEYHRVYTRCLELMVHAAHRAGAPPCEDDFRRELTRAGETLVEPQAQAARSFLYLRQVAERVHVRRTPPRRDLLLELDGADDGAASALLHELHQRPLRRVHHPDTAPPALDSPLPITLLDPDRPRPLPLDDACTIAVHAGPPGSPLPDSPNLELRRPLPALSLADSEQLTPGTGTRPLLELRLPEKPVPALAHVFEWLDAAGFCVIFTRARDRFLSDRFLLTTLCPLVTAAAEGVSVADIEATLTHIGMVPSPLTHLRQNLTLAELTPRLAADLCALNLHDTRQALNALQTPAAEPGEPNEHLAAAIHLHLLHLIETTRASRELAHPTIADVIARELLGYPVGRTSLCEYLRPDTVARLASPFFSGEAPAWVSPRMLDAVRAFIDQNRPYYA, encoded by the coding sequence ATGAACCGGCCCGCCGTCTTTACCGCCTCTCATGACGATCGCGGCCTGCTCCGGGTGTGCATGAATACGCCCGGCAGCGAGGTCAATATCTTCAGCGCGCAGGCCGCCCACGAGCTCGTCGCGCTGATGGCCAACATCAACCCGGAACGCACCCGGGCGGTGGTCTTTACCTCCGGCAAGGAGCGCAGCTTCATCAACGGCGCCCAGCTCATGCTGGCCAGCGCCGTGCAATCCCCCGGGAGCATCTTCGCACTCACCGCCCTGCTCCGACAGGCCTACCAGGCCGTCCACAGCTGCCCGGTCCCCACCATCGCGGTGGTCACCGGCAGCTGCTACGGCTGCGGCGTGGAGTTCTCGCTCAATTGCGATGTGCGCCTGGCGCTCGACAGCCCCGACGCCACCTTTTACATGACCGAGATCGCCGATTACTTGAACACCCCGGCCTTTGGCAGCACCCAGCGCCTGCCCCGAATGATGGGGCTGCACCACGGCCTGGGCTTCCTGCTCTGGGGCCACCGCCTCTGGGGCGCCCGCGCCCTGGAACAGGGCCTGATCGATGCCCTGCTCCCCATCGACGACACCGCCGCGGCCATTGAGACCGCCATCGACGCCCTGCTCCAGGGCACCCTCTCGCCACACACCCCGGTCGTCGAAAGCACCGCCAGCATCGAACAGGTCGAGGCCCACACCCGCGCCCGCATCGCGCAGCTCCCCACCGAGTACCACCGGGTCTACACCCGCTGCCTGGAGCTGATGGTCCACGCCGCCCACCGGGCCGGCGCCCCGCCCTGCGAAGACGACTTCCGCCGCGAACTCACCCGCGCCGGCGAAACGCTGGTCGAGCCTCAGGCCCAGGCCGCCCGCTCCTTTCTCTACCTGCGCCAGGTCGCCGAACGGGTCCACGTCCGCCGCACCCCGCCGCGCCGCGATCTCCTCCTCGAACTCGATGGCGCCGACGACGGCGCGGCTTCTGCCCTCCTGCACGAACTCCACCAGCGACCGCTGCGCCGCGTGCACCACCCCGACACCGCGCCCCCCGCGCTCGACTCCCCGCTGCCCATCACCCTGCTCGACCCCGACCGCCCGCGTCCCCTGCCCCTGGACGACGCCTGCACCATCGCCGTCCACGCCGGCCCCCCGGGCTCTCCCCTGCCCGATTCCCCCAACCTGGAGCTGCGCCGCCCCCTGCCGGCCCTCTCCCTGGCTGATTCCGAGCAGCTCACCCCCGGCACCGGCACTCGCCCCCTTCTGGAGCTGCGCCTGCCCGAGAAACCCGTCCCCGCCCTGGCCCACGTCTTTGAGTGGCTCGACGCCGCCGGCTTCTGCGTGATCTTCACCCGGGCCCGCGATCGCTTCCTCAGCGACCGCTTCCTCCTGACCACCCTCTGCCCCCTGGTGACCGCCGCGGCCGAAGGCGTCTCGGTGGCCGACATCGAGGCCACGCTCACCCACATCGGCATGGTCCCCTCGCCACTGACCCACCTGCGCCAGAACCTCACCCTGGCCGAACTCACCCCCCGGCTGGCCGCCGATCTCTGCGCACTCAACCTCCACGACACCCGCCAGGCCCTCAACGCCCTGCAGACCCCGGCCGCCGAGCCCGGAGAGCCCAACGAGCACCTGGCTGCCGCCATCCACCTCCACCTGCTGCACCTGATCGAGACCACCCGGGCCTCCCGAGAGCTCGCCCACCCCACCATCGCCGACGTCATCGCCCGCGAACTTCTGGGCTACCCGGTCGGGCGCACCAGCCTCTGCGAGTACCTCCGCCCCGACACCGTGGCCCGGCTCGCCAGCCCCTTCTTCAGCGGCGAAGCCCCGGCCTGGGTCTCCCCCCGGATGCTCGACGCCGTCCGCGCGTTCATCGACCAAAACCGCCCCTACTACGCCTGA
- a CDS encoding AMP-binding protein, which translates to MSTAPLSEAHPSPAWTRQDQAGATPDHVLANLPAPDQSLTAIFARRARTTPEATSFFEVTPGTAGPEARALSFASMLEQVQRARAALSQHNVGPGERVILSLDSIEHFMAFFLGAMTLGAIPVPLPPLTELKLSRSFSERIRAVCADCDPRALVADHRERWNELDLDSLGQATLLDSARALAQARHTPIPDSDWQRPLEQTAYLQYTSGSTGSPKGVIVTHGNVVANLRASTLAGHFSPEDRSFSWLPLFHDMGLIGGPLLGLFVGFAPYLMRPADFVARPDSWLKGITRFKATFIVAPNFAYALVAQKLPERLLQGIDLSSVRLAFNGAEPIDHRTVNRFLDRFEPHGFQRQAFFPVYGLAEATLAVAFPHPNTPVRFDVIERAAWSTQRLATPCAPDHPDALTSVSVGFIVPKHTLIIRDLDTHQPLGERHVGLVCVRGPSVSPGYFAKPTEHHGELPTGDIGYVADGELYIVDRLKDLIIIAGQNFAPSDIEREIGRIKGLRLARVVAFTEPNELGTEALHLVCEISPGTWRPFEQIERQVRQTLQHHFGLALAKLRLVPPGSIPKTSSGKIKRRHTQHLARTGQLKDARDWPTLLKTRVEHLQKKARLLAALVLERTRRL; encoded by the coding sequence ATGTCGACCGCCCCCCTCTCCGAAGCACACCCCTCCCCGGCCTGGACTCGCCAGGACCAGGCCGGCGCCACCCCCGACCACGTACTCGCCAACCTGCCCGCCCCCGACCAATCCCTCACCGCGATCTTCGCACGCCGCGCCCGCACCACCCCCGAGGCCACATCCTTCTTCGAGGTCACCCCGGGCACCGCCGGCCCCGAGGCCCGGGCGCTGAGCTTTGCCTCGATGCTGGAGCAGGTCCAACGCGCCCGGGCCGCCCTCTCCCAGCACAACGTGGGCCCCGGAGAGCGCGTGATCCTCTCGCTCGACAGCATCGAGCACTTCATGGCCTTCTTTCTCGGCGCCATGACCCTGGGGGCCATCCCGGTCCCCCTGCCCCCGCTCACCGAACTCAAACTCTCGCGCAGTTTCAGCGAACGCATCCGCGCGGTCTGCGCCGACTGCGACCCCCGCGCCCTGGTCGCCGACCACCGCGAGCGCTGGAACGAACTTGACCTCGACAGCCTGGGCCAGGCCACCCTCCTCGACAGCGCCCGGGCCCTGGCCCAGGCTCGCCACACCCCCATCCCCGATTCCGACTGGCAACGCCCCCTGGAGCAGACCGCCTACCTGCAGTACACCAGCGGCTCCACCGGCTCGCCAAAGGGCGTCATCGTCACCCACGGCAACGTCGTGGCCAACCTGCGCGCCTCCACCCTGGCCGGCCATTTCTCCCCCGAAGACCGCTCCTTCTCCTGGCTGCCCCTCTTCCACGACATGGGGCTCATCGGCGGCCCCCTCCTGGGACTCTTCGTCGGTTTTGCCCCCTACCTGATGCGCCCCGCCGACTTTGTCGCCCGCCCCGACAGCTGGCTCAAAGGCATCACCCGCTTTAAAGCCACCTTCATCGTCGCCCCCAACTTCGCCTACGCGCTGGTCGCCCAGAAACTCCCCGAGCGCCTGCTCCAGGGCATCGACCTCTCCTCGGTCCGCCTGGCTTTCAACGGCGCCGAACCCATCGACCACCGCACCGTCAACCGCTTCCTCGATCGCTTCGAGCCCCACGGCTTCCAGCGCCAGGCCTTCTTCCCGGTCTACGGGCTGGCCGAGGCCACCCTGGCCGTGGCCTTCCCACACCCCAACACCCCGGTGCGCTTCGATGTGATCGAGCGCGCGGCCTGGTCTACCCAACGCCTCGCCACCCCCTGCGCCCCCGACCACCCCGACGCTCTGACCTCAGTCAGCGTGGGCTTTATCGTCCCCAAACACACCCTGATCATCCGCGACCTCGACACCCACCAGCCCCTGGGCGAACGCCACGTCGGCCTGGTCTGCGTGCGCGGCCCCTCTGTCAGCCCCGGCTACTTCGCCAAGCCCACCGAGCACCACGGCGAGCTGCCCACCGGTGACATCGGCTACGTCGCCGACGGGGAGCTCTACATCGTCGATCGCCTCAAAGACCTCATCATCATCGCCGGACAGAACTTCGCCCCCTCCGATATCGAGCGCGAGATCGGCCGCATCAAAGGCCTGCGCCTGGCCCGCGTCGTCGCCTTCACCGAACCCAACGAACTGGGCACCGAGGCCCTCCACCTGGTCTGTGAGATCTCTCCCGGCACCTGGCGCCCCTTCGAGCAGATCGAGCGCCAGGTCCGCCAGACCCTCCAGCACCATTTTGGCCTCGCCCTGGCAAAGCTGCGCCTGGTCCCCCCCGGCTCGATCCCCAAAACCTCCAGCGGAAAAATCAAACGCCGCCACACCCAGCACCTGGCCCGCACCGGCCAGCTCAAAGACGCCCGCGACTGGCCCACCCTGCTCAAAACCCGCGTCGAACACCTCCAGAAAAAGGCCCGCCTCCTCGCGGCCCTTGTCCTGGAGCGCACCCGCCGGTTATGA
- a CDS encoding response regulator, translated as MSSTHPAADVGLLDALLARIAPNFASASPEQAFRAKIVIVFSLALAIWAPVYSVIMYALSSTWFSGVGVMICAGTVCASIAMLRRGVSFHFIGNWLAFNVYWCMLFVTMVAGFGSPPLLWLSVVPMLAILVANIRSGVVWLVLSLTASAIYYINVLAGAERSTSLGERESIIFEMTVLAGLYVLVLSMTLAYEALKNWAITQMQRREAHTRAIVETAADGILTLTLNGQIEDLNPAAARIFGYSQGAIVSSPFSAIVPAISGRPPELSALQQDISTEEELAERQTLFSDDDPVGLPAWEGALYESDAVRADGERFPVELSVSPIENDVDERRVVILRDITARRQAEIELREARDAALQASEAKSAFLANTSHELRTPLNAIIGYSELISEEMALEGQDEYLDDLQKIGSAANHLLSLINGILDLAKIEAGKMDMYLETINLPDLIQNVQATITPLVEKNGNRFSVDAQLAPAAMVVDHTKLRQILFNLLSNAAKFTHKSVVRLQIYSESLDHRDWCVFEVQDRGIGIPQEKLEKLFDAFTQADESTTRKFGGTGLGLTITRHFTEMMGGTISATSTLGEGSTFRVRLPLKVEQAVNDPLELDEALDLPGPRLPADAPSVLIIDDDPTVHALMRRFLNREGYRVNSALSGSEGLEMARELQPHVITLDVMMPEMDGWTVLTRLKADPEVSQIPVVMLTIVSNKSMGYALGASEYLLKPVDRARLTNVLETFGQGRAHERSLMIVEDDDATRDVLERTVIQAGWSVNSAPNGRVAMELLQEGMMPGLILLDLMMPEMDGFEVLDRLQENPDWRDIPVVVVTAMDLNERERAKLTKRVHHVLNKGQYSRDELLALVRDAVHRGTRAPSVRTLTPSTESA; from the coding sequence ATGAGCTCGACCCACCCTGCCGCCGACGTCGGCCTGCTCGACGCGCTGCTCGCACGCATTGCCCCCAACTTCGCTTCCGCATCCCCCGAACAAGCCTTCCGCGCCAAGATCGTCATCGTCTTCTCCCTGGCCCTGGCCATCTGGGCGCCGGTGTACTCGGTGATCATGTACGCCCTCTCCAGCACCTGGTTCAGCGGGGTGGGCGTGATGATCTGCGCCGGCACCGTCTGCGCCTCCATCGCCATGCTACGCCGGGGCGTCAGCTTCCACTTCATCGGCAACTGGCTGGCCTTCAACGTCTACTGGTGCATGCTCTTTGTGACCATGGTCGCCGGCTTTGGCTCCCCGCCCCTGCTCTGGCTCTCGGTGGTCCCTATGCTGGCGATCCTGGTGGCCAACATCCGCTCCGGCGTCGTCTGGCTTGTCTTAAGCCTGACGGCCTCGGCCATCTACTACATCAACGTCCTCGCCGGCGCCGAGCGATCCACCTCGCTTGGGGAGCGCGAGTCGATCATCTTTGAGATGACCGTGCTGGCCGGCCTCTACGTGCTGGTGTTGAGCATGACCCTGGCCTACGAGGCCCTCAAAAACTGGGCGATCACCCAGATGCAACGCCGCGAAGCCCACACCCGCGCCATCGTCGAAACCGCCGCCGATGGCATCCTCACCCTCACCCTCAACGGCCAGATCGAAGACCTCAACCCGGCCGCCGCCCGCATCTTCGGCTACTCCCAGGGCGCCATCGTCAGCTCCCCCTTCTCCGCCATCGTCCCGGCCATCTCCGGGCGCCCCCCCGAGCTCAGCGCCCTCCAGCAGGACATCTCCACCGAGGAGGAGTTGGCCGAGCGCCAGACCCTCTTCTCCGACGATGACCCGGTGGGCCTGCCCGCCTGGGAGGGCGCCCTCTACGAATCCGACGCCGTGCGCGCCGACGGGGAGCGCTTCCCCGTCGAACTCTCCGTCTCCCCCATCGAAAACGACGTCGATGAGCGCCGCGTGGTCATCCTGCGCGACATCACCGCCCGCCGACAGGCCGAGATCGAGCTGCGCGAGGCCCGCGACGCCGCCCTCCAGGCCTCCGAGGCCAAGAGCGCCTTCTTGGCCAATACCAGCCACGAACTGCGCACCCCGCTCAACGCCATCATCGGCTACAGCGAACTCATCAGCGAAGAGATGGCCTTAGAAGGCCAGGACGAGTACCTCGACGACCTCCAGAAAATCGGCTCCGCCGCCAACCACCTCCTCAGCCTGATCAACGGCATCCTCGATCTGGCCAAGATCGAGGCCGGCAAAATGGACATGTACCTGGAGACCATCAACCTCCCCGATCTCATCCAGAACGTGCAGGCCACCATCACCCCCCTGGTCGAAAAAAACGGCAACCGCTTCAGCGTCGACGCCCAGCTCGCCCCCGCCGCCATGGTCGTCGACCACACCAAGCTGCGGCAGATCCTCTTTAACCTCCTCTCCAACGCCGCCAAATTCACCCACAAATCGGTCGTCCGCCTCCAGATCTACAGCGAGTCCCTCGACCACCGCGACTGGTGCGTCTTCGAGGTCCAGGACCGCGGCATCGGCATCCCCCAAGAAAAACTCGAAAAACTCTTCGACGCCTTCACCCAGGCCGACGAATCCACCACCCGCAAATTCGGCGGCACCGGCCTGGGCCTGACCATCACCCGCCATTTCACCGAAATGATGGGCGGCACCATCTCCGCCACCAGCACCCTGGGCGAAGGCTCCACCTTCCGGGTGCGCCTGCCCCTGAAGGTCGAACAGGCCGTCAACGATCCCCTGGAACTCGACGAAGCCCTCGACCTCCCCGGCCCTCGCCTCCCCGCCGACGCCCCCTCGGTCCTGATCATCGACGACGACCCCACCGTCCACGCCCTGATGCGCCGCTTCCTCAACCGCGAGGGCTACCGCGTAAACTCGGCGCTCAGCGGCTCCGAGGGCCTGGAGATGGCCCGGGAGCTCCAGCCCCACGTCATCACCCTCGACGTGATGATGCCCGAGATGGACGGCTGGACCGTCCTCACCCGCCTCAAAGCCGACCCGGAGGTCTCCCAGATCCCGGTCGTCATGCTCACCATCGTCTCCAACAAGAGCATGGGCTACGCCCTGGGCGCCTCCGAGTACCTCCTCAAACCGGTGGACCGCGCCCGCCTGACCAACGTGCTCGAAACCTTCGGTCAGGGCCGCGCCCACGAGCGCAGCCTGATGATCGTCGAAGACGACGACGCCACCCGCGACGTCCTGGAGCGCACCGTCATTCAGGCCGGCTGGAGCGTTAACAGCGCCCCCAACGGCCGCGTCGCCATGGAACTCCTCCAGGAAGGCATGATGCCCGGGCTGATCCTCCTGGACCTGATGATGCCCGAGATGGACGGCTTCGAGGTCCTCGACCGCCTCCAGGAAAACCCCGACTGGCGCGACATCCCGGTGGTCGTCGTCACCGCCATGGACCTCAACGAGCGCGAGCGCGCCAAACTCACCAAACGCGTCCACCACGTGCTCAATAAAGGCCAGTACAGCCGCGATGAGCTCCTGGCCCTGGTCCGCGATGCCGTCCACCGCGGCACCCGCGCCCCCTCGGTGCGCACCCTGACCCCCTCCACCGAATCGGCCTGA